A region of Vigna radiata var. radiata cultivar VC1973A chromosome 6, Vradiata_ver6, whole genome shotgun sequence DNA encodes the following proteins:
- the LOC106764855 gene encoding nuclear pore complex protein NUP133 has protein sequence MFSCGTKKSNARVRREQGRGSAVADSPVTPARASFNDSAVPNRPSSGTPAPWAPRLSVLARVPQVNRSGKGDDADPTKPVFVGEFPQVVRDEQNILLHKRMPANDRACGGIDKCTSLAWIICGNRVYLWSYLSPASSVKCLILEIPLNDGDVSRNDSGSWLLRVVNCDVAFVGRNEVAKQCTSAAVVLCNCQTRAVFYWPDIYSQPLAPVTSIASSSELGAVFTSDGKASFNRQRRQSKLASGLSGLFTFNSMIASSVPNRKFACVALACSSSGELWQFQCTPTGIDRRKVFENIMHFQPQRGESVQTVSNVGYPRSLTWGCPRYSIQETNRQFLVLTDHEIQCFKVEFDCDIPVSKLWSQEIVGTDAEVGIKKDLAGQKRIWPLDMQVDDHGKVITILVATFCNDRISSSSYMQYSLLTMQYKSVLGLETTNDKVLEKKSPIEVIMPKARVEDEDFLFSMRLRIGGNPPGSAVIISGDGTATVSHYYRNSTRLYQFDLPYDAGKVLDASILPSADDYEEGAWVVLTEKAGIWAIPEKAVILGGVEPPERSLSRKGSSNERSAQEEIRNLTFAANVAPRRASSEAWSAGDKQRTVLSGIGRRTALDEESEALLNNLFNEFLSSGQIDRSLEKLETSGSFERDGETNVFVRMSKSIVDTLAKHWTTTRGAEILAMAVVSTQLLEKQQKHEKFLHFLALSKCHEELCSKQRHALQIILEHGEKLSAMIQLRELQNLISQNRSTNVDSSNSSLDIQMSGALWDMIQLVGERARRNTVLLMDRDNAEVFYSKVSDLEDLFYCLDKELEYVIRPEHLLMIQIQRACELSTACVTIIRTCFNYKNEHRLWYPPPEGLTPWYCQPIVRTGIWSVASVLLHLLNETSGLDKTSKLDLYNNLEALTEVLLEAYSGAVTAKSERGEERQGLLNEYWERRDTLLESLYQKVKEFEEAHKDSFEVAGEQNDETIMKLTSHLLSIAKQHGCYKVMWTICCDVNDSELLRNIMHESLRPDGGFSYYVFKKLHESRQFSQLLRLGEEFPEELSIFLREYQDLLWLHDLFLHQFSSASESLHTLALTQNMHSNSVAEEKGEQECQKTKLKLTDRKNLLYLSKIAAFAAGKDAGTQVKVDRIEADLKILKLQEEVMKRSHSIEDTQLVQDELLHPLDLINLCLESEDQELTLWAFDVFAWTSSSFRKINKSLLEDCWKKAASQDDWSKFYDSYRAEGWSDQEILQNLRNTILFQASSRCYGPRSETFEEGFDQVLPLRQENMEGSSVETILMQHKDFADAGKLMLMAIMLGSEHGGDMRIEEGPSPMD, from the exons ATGTTTTCTTGCGGAACGAAGAAGAGCAATGCTCGCGTTCGGAGAGAGCAAGGTCGCGGTTCGGCGGTGGCAGATTCTCCGGTGACTCCTGCGCGAGCCTCTTTCAACGACAGCGCCGTTCCAAATCGTCCTAGCTCCGGCACTCCTGCTCCTTGGGCTCCTCGTTTATCTGTGCTTGCCAG GGTTCCCCAGGTCAACCGAAGTGGAAAAGGAGACGACGCTGATCCTACCAAACCTGTTTTCGTCGGCGAGTTTCCGCAAGTGGTTCGAGATGAGCAGAATATTTTGCTGCACAAGCGAATGCCTG CCAATGATCGCGCGTGTGGTGGGATTGACAAGTGCACATCACTCGCCTGGATTATTTGCGGGAACAGGGTCTACCTATGGAGTTATCTGTCCCCGGCATCCTCCGTGAAATGTTTGATCCTTGAAATTCCTCTGAATGATGGTGATGTTAGCAGAAATGACTCTGGTAGTTGGTTGCTTCGTGTTGTTAATTGTGATGTCGCGTTTGTGGGAAGGAATGAGGTTGCCAAACAGTGCACCTCTGCTGCTGTAGTTTTGTGTAATTGTCAAACTCGGGCTGTTTTTTATTGGCCAGACATTTATTCTCAGCCGCTTGCTCCGGTAACTAGTATAGCATCTTCGAGTGAGCTGGGGGCTGTTTTTACTTCTGATGGGAAAGCTTCCTTCAACAGGCAGCGGCGACAAAGTAAATTAGCAAGTGGTTTGAGTGGATTGTTCACGTTTAACTCAATGATTGCTTCTAGCGTTCCCAATCGTAAGTTTGCATGCGTTGCCCTTGCGTGTAGCTCAAGTGGTGAGCTCTGGCAGTTTCAATGCACTCCTACTGGCATTGACCGAAGGaaagtgtttgaaaatattatgcATTTCCAACCTCAACGGGGTGAATCAGTTCAAACTGTCAGCAATGTGGGGTACCCAAGGTCTCTGACTTGGGGTTGCCCGCGTTATTCTATTCAGGAGACAAATAGGCAGTTCTTGGTATTAACGGACCATGAGATACAGTGTTTCAAAGTAGAGTTTGATTGTGATATACCTGTTTCTAAGCTTTGGTCTCAGGAAATTGTTGGAACAGATGCTGAGGTTGGCATTAAGAAGGATCTGGCTGGTCAAAAGAGAATATGGCCTCTTGATATGCAAGTAGATGATCATGGTAAAGTCATTACTATTCTTGTTGCAACCTTCTGCAATGACCGGATTAGCAGTTCAAGCTACATGCAGTATTCTCTCCTAACCATGCAATATAAATCAGTGCTGGGTTTAGAGACAACAAACGACAAGGTTTTGGAGAAAAAATCCCCTATTGAGGTGATAATGCCAAAAGCTAGAGTTGAAGATGAGGATTTCTTGTTTTCCATGAGGCTTCGGATAGGGGGCAATCCTCCAGGCTCTGCAGTCATAATATCTGGGGATGGAACAGCAACTGTCTCCCATTATTATAGAAACTCTACACGACTCTATCAGTTTGATTTACCCTATGATGCTGGTAAAGTGCTAGATGCTTCAATCCTTCCTTCTGCAGATGATTATGAAGAAGGTGCATGGGTTGTATTGACAGAGAAGGCAGGAATATGGGCAATACCAGAGAAAGCTGTCATTCTTGGAGGGGTGGAACCACCTGAGAGAAGCTTATCTCGGAAAGGCAGCTCTAATGAAAGATCTGCACAAGAAGAGATAAGAAATCTTACATTTGCAGCTAATGTTGCTCCCAGAAGGGCTAGCTCTGAAGCATGGAGTGCTGGGGATAAACAGAGGACGGTTTTGAGTGGGATTGGACGACGAACTGCTCTAGATGAAGAATCAGAAGCTTTGTTGAATAATCTTTTCAATGAATTTTTATCATCTGGTCAAATTGATAGGTCTCTTGAAAAGCTAGAAACTTCTGGTTCATTTGAAAGGGATGGCGAAACCAATGTTTTTGTACGGATGAGCAAATCAATTGTAGACACCCTAGCTAAACACTGGACAACTACCAGAGGTGCAGAGATTTTAGCCATGGCCGTTGTTTCCACCCAACTCTTAGAAAAGCAGCAGAAACATGAAAAGTTTCTTCACTTTCTTGCCTTGTCCAAATGCCACGAAGAGCTGTGTTCTAAGCAGA GACATGCCTTGCAAATTATTTTAGAGCATGGTGAAAAGTTATCTGCAATGATTCAGCTGAGGGAGCTACAAAATCTGATCAGCCAAAATCGATCAACTAATGTTGACTCCTCAAATTCTAGTTTGGACATTCAGATGTCAGGTGCCCTTTGGGACATGATACAGTTAGTTGGTGAGCGAGCTCGTCGAAACACTGTCCTTTTGATGGATAGAGATAATGCAGAAGTCTTCTACAGTAAGGTTTCAGATCTTGAAGATCTCTTCTACTGCTTAGATAAAGAGTTAGAATATGTAATAAGACCGGAACACCTGTTAATGATCCAGATCCAGAGGGCATGTGAACTCTCTACTGCATGTGTTACCATAATTAGGACATGCTTCAACTATAAGAATGAGCACAGATTATGGTATCCTCCACCTGAGGGTTTAACTCCTTGGTATTGTCAACCTATTGTACGGACTGGGATTTGGAGTGTTGCTTCTGTCCTGCTTCACTTGTTAAATGAAACATCTGGACTTGATAAAACCTCAAAATTGGACTTGTATAATAATTTGGAAGCACTAACTGAAGTTCTGCTTGAGGCATATTCTGGAGCTGTTACAGCAAAGAGTGAGCGTGGAGAAGAACGCCAAGGTCTGTTAAATGAATACTGGGAGAGACGAGACACCCTTCTTGAATCTCTATATCAAAAAGTTAAAGAATTTGAAGAGGCTCACAag GATTCGTTTGAAGTAGCTGGAGAGCAGAATGACGAGACCATAATGAAGCTTACTTCACATCTACTATCAATTGCTAAACAACATGGATGTTACAAAGTTATGTGGACAATTTGTTGTGATGTGAATGATTCGGAATTACTGAGAAATATTATG CATGAAAGCCTTAGACCAGATGGGGGATTTAGTTACTATGTCTTTAAGAAACTCCATGAAAGCAGACAATTTTCTCAACTTTTAAGGCTAGGGGAAGAATTTCCCGAAGAGCTATCCATTTTCCTGAGGGAGTATCAAGATCTTCTATGGCTTCATGATTTGTTCCTTCATCAATTTTCCTCTGCTTCGGAATCACTTCATACATTGGCGCTCACACAAAACATGCATTCTAATTCAGTCGCTGAAGAGAAAGGAGAACAGGAGTGTCAGAAGACGAAACTAAAATTGACTGACagaaaaaatcttttatatctATCTAAGATTGCTGCCTTTGCAG CTGGCAAGGATGCTGGTACTCAAGTCAAGGTCGACCGCATTGAGGCTGATTTGAAGATTCTAAAACTACAG GAGGAAGTAATGAAGCGTTCTCATTCCATTGAGGATACGCAACTAGTTCAAGATGAGCTGCTTCATCCTCTAGACTTGATTAACTTGTGTCTCGAAAGTGAAGATCAAGAGTTAACTCTGTGGGCCTTTGACGTTTTTGCATGGACTAGTTCCTCGTTTCGGAAGATAAACAAAAGCCTTTTGGAGGATTGTTGGAAAAAAGCTGCTAGTCAGGATGATTGGAGTAAATTCTACGATTCATACAGAGCTGAAGGATGGAGTGACCAGGAAATTCTGCAAAACTTGAGAAATACCATACTTTTCCAGGCTTCAAGTAGGTGTTATGGACCTCGAAGTGAAACATTTGAAGAAGGGTTTGACCAAGTATTGCCCTTGAGGCAAGAAAACATGGAGGGTAGTTCAGTTGAAACAATATTGATGCAGCACAAGGATTTTGCAGATGCTGGCAAACTTATGCTAATGGCAATAATGCTTGGTAGCGAACATGGTGGTGACATGAGAATCGAAGAAGGGCCTTCCCCAATGGATTAG
- the LOC106763083 gene encoding uncharacterized protein LOC106763083 produces the protein MNKGQSPEPLDFFIWTVEDVGLWLETINLGSYRQIFKENGVNGEYLEGMSMFTTEQILRFIRRCHMKWGDFITLCKELRRIKVACLKGEQKVRRPWWAPACLSTVFLKVAKSNRQSRVVSLKLEP, from the exons ATGAACAAAGGACAGTCACCGGAGCCTCTTGATTTCTTCATCTGGACTGTTGAG GATGTTGGCTTGTGGTTGGAAACTATAAATCTTGGTAGTTACCgccaaatttttaaagaaaatggtGTTAATGGAGAATACCTGGAAGGCATGTCCATGTTTACGACTGAACAGATCCTACGTTTTATAAGACGTTGCCACATGAAGTGGGGAGACTTCATCACATTGTGCAAAGAATTGAGACGGATTAAAg TGGCTTGTCTGAAAGGGGAGCAGAAGGTGCGGCGGCCATGGTGGGCACCGGCTTGCCTATCCACAGTGTTCTTAAAGGTTGCAAAATCCAACAGACAATCAAGAGTTGTTTCCTTGAAGCTGGAACCATGA